In Pengzhenrongella sicca, a single genomic region encodes these proteins:
- a CDS encoding glycosyltransferase family 2 protein translates to MAPRGAMIPNPRRAPEDALAASAPLLPATAAPVRRSGWFRRAVGVLVLGSAGGAATLLWFAVAHDSATLQAAPSDDDLLARGWGMLYDTAAPRVQVVLVAVALAVLLAAGVALLDDRITTRSRRSVNFRANPLAPKIVMAATRGVFAGPVTVTVLIPAHDEEVSLGATISSLLAQSHRPERIVVVADNCTDSTVAVARSSGVEVVESVDNVLKKAGALNQVLARLLPGQGDNDLVMVVDADTVLDDGFLAAAVDRMTQDRALMAIGGLFYGQPGFGLLGQFQRNEYIRYAREMRRRRGRVFVLTGTAALFRPLALRTVAASRGQSIPGSQGDVYDTAALTEDNELTIALKSLGGLMISPEECTVVTEVMPTWRNLWAQRLRWQRGALENLGAYGITPATTRYWAQQLGIGYGVIALAAYVVLIALMAFSLSTWVWFPFWAGLGALFAIERVVTVWKGGWRARLLGLALFPELAFAIFLNAVYVKGILDISLGRQASWKHVEHTLPGADQKTETVLL, encoded by the coding sequence ATGGCTCCTCGGGGGGCGATGATCCCGAACCCGCGCCGCGCTCCGGAGGATGCACTCGCCGCGTCCGCACCGTTGCTCCCGGCCACCGCCGCGCCGGTGCGGCGCTCCGGGTGGTTCCGGCGGGCCGTCGGCGTGCTCGTGCTGGGTTCGGCCGGCGGCGCGGCCACACTGCTCTGGTTCGCCGTCGCCCATGACAGTGCGACGCTGCAGGCCGCCCCGAGCGACGACGACCTGCTCGCGAGAGGGTGGGGCATGCTCTACGACACGGCCGCGCCACGGGTGCAGGTCGTTCTCGTGGCCGTCGCCCTTGCCGTCCTGCTCGCCGCCGGCGTGGCCCTGCTCGATGATCGCATCACCACCCGGTCGCGTCGATCCGTCAACTTCCGCGCGAACCCGCTGGCTCCGAAGATCGTGATGGCGGCGACGCGCGGCGTCTTCGCTGGTCCCGTCACGGTCACGGTGCTGATCCCCGCGCACGACGAAGAGGTGTCGTTGGGGGCAACGATCAGCTCCTTGCTCGCGCAGTCCCACCGGCCGGAGCGAATAGTCGTCGTCGCCGACAACTGCACGGACTCCACGGTCGCCGTCGCCCGCAGCTCCGGGGTGGAGGTCGTCGAGTCTGTCGACAACGTCCTGAAGAAGGCGGGGGCTCTGAACCAGGTCCTTGCGCGCCTGCTGCCTGGTCAGGGCGACAACGACCTCGTGATGGTGGTGGACGCCGACACCGTGCTCGACGACGGCTTCCTCGCCGCCGCGGTCGATCGGATGACGCAGGACCGGGCGCTGATGGCCATCGGAGGTCTCTTCTACGGGCAGCCGGGATTTGGGCTGCTCGGTCAGTTCCAGCGCAACGAGTACATCCGGTACGCGCGCGAGATGCGGCGTCGGCGGGGACGGGTCTTCGTGCTCACTGGAACGGCCGCGCTGTTTCGCCCGCTCGCGCTGCGCACCGTCGCGGCGAGCCGCGGGCAGTCGATCCCCGGCTCGCAGGGCGACGTCTACGACACCGCTGCCCTGACGGAGGACAACGAGCTGACGATCGCGCTCAAGTCGCTCGGCGGCCTGATGATCTCCCCCGAGGAGTGCACCGTGGTCACCGAAGTGATGCCTACCTGGCGAAACCTGTGGGCGCAGCGGCTGCGGTGGCAGCGCGGGGCGCTGGAGAACCTGGGCGCCTACGGCATCACGCCGGCCACCACCCGGTACTGGGCGCAGCAGCTCGGTATCGGCTACGGGGTGATCGCACTGGCCGCGTATGTCGTCTTGATCGCCCTGATGGCCTTCTCGCTGAGCACCTGGGTCTGGTTCCCCTTCTGGGCCGGGCTCGGCGCGTTGTTCGCGATCGAGCGCGTGGTCACGGTGTGGAAGGGCGGCTGGCGAGCGCGCCTGCTGGGGCTCGCCCTGTTCCCGGAGCTTGCCTTCGCGATCTTCCTGAACGCCGTCTACGTCAAGGGGATCCTCGACATCTCGCTGGGCCGGCAAGCTAGCTGGAAGCATGTCGAGCACACGCTCCCGGGCGCGGACCAGAAGACCGAAACGGTGCTCCTGTGA
- the arsM gene encoding arsenite methyltransferase, which translates to MTEQDVRDDVRARYAAAALAVTAGAAASCGDPADGGSCCAPNQQAALTIDRRGAAALALDDSFGAGLYAPGETAGLPEEAVLASLGCGNPLAVADLRPGERVLDLGSGGGIDVLLSARRVGPSGRAYGLDMTEEMLTLAEANRVRAGATNVEFLRGQIEDIPLPDASIDVVISNCVINLSTDKPAVLAQMFRVLVPGGRVGVSDVVADDDVTPAQRAERGSYVGCIAGALSRSEYLAGLAAAGFVNATVQFTHEAAPGLHGAIVRADKPAA; encoded by the coding sequence ATGACGGAGCAGGACGTTCGCGACGACGTGCGGGCACGGTATGCGGCGGCGGCGCTCGCCGTCACGGCCGGGGCGGCCGCGTCTTGCGGTGATCCGGCCGACGGCGGCTCCTGCTGCGCGCCGAACCAGCAGGCCGCCCTCACCATCGATCGCCGCGGCGCTGCGGCGCTCGCGCTGGACGACTCCTTCGGGGCCGGGCTGTACGCGCCGGGGGAGACGGCGGGCCTGCCCGAGGAGGCGGTGCTCGCCTCCCTGGGCTGCGGCAACCCCCTCGCGGTCGCGGACCTGCGCCCGGGCGAGCGGGTCCTCGACCTCGGCTCCGGCGGCGGCATCGACGTGCTGCTCTCCGCGCGTCGGGTGGGGCCGTCCGGGCGTGCCTACGGGCTGGACATGACCGAGGAGATGCTGACCCTCGCCGAGGCGAACAGAGTCCGGGCCGGCGCGACCAACGTCGAGTTCCTGCGCGGGCAGATCGAGGACATTCCGTTGCCGGACGCGTCGATCGACGTCGTCATCTCCAACTGCGTCATCAACCTCTCGACCGACAAGCCCGCCGTGCTCGCCCAGATGTTCCGCGTGCTCGTCCCGGGCGGCCGCGTCGGGGTGTCCGACGTCGTCGCCGACGACGACGTCACGCCGGCCCAGCGCGCCGAGCGCGGGTCGTACGTCGGCTGCATCGCTGGCGCGCTGTCGCGCAGCGAGTACCTTGCCGGCCTGGCCGCCGCCGGGTTCGTGAACGCGACCGTGCAGTTCACCCACGAGGCCGCCCCCGGCCTGCACGGCGCGATCGTGCGCGCCGACAAGCCTGCCGCGTAG
- a CDS encoding arsenate-mycothiol transferase ArsC, translating into MAPPTVLFVCVHNAGRSQLAAGLAEFHARGRVAVLSAGTDPEAEVSDVVLASLAELGIDRRDQQPTRLTEDLLRAADVVVALKPGLELTVYPGAHHETWALPDPAGWDVDGIRPLRTYLDREVRRVIAAVGTEH; encoded by the coding sequence ATGGCGCCGCCGACGGTGCTCTTCGTCTGCGTGCACAACGCCGGACGGTCCCAGCTCGCCGCAGGACTGGCCGAGTTCCATGCCCGAGGCCGGGTCGCCGTGCTGTCCGCGGGGACCGACCCCGAGGCCGAGGTCAGCGACGTCGTCCTCGCCTCGCTCGCCGAGCTGGGTATCGACCGCCGCGACCAGCAGCCCACCAGGCTCACCGAGGACCTGCTCCGCGCCGCCGACGTCGTCGTCGCGCTCAAGCCGGGACTCGAGCTCACGGTGTACCCGGGCGCCCACCACGAGACCTGGGCGTTGCCCGATCCAGCCGGCTGGGACGTCGACGGGATCCGCCCGCTACGCACCTACCTCGACCGCGAGGTGCGACGCGTCATCGCGGCCGTGGGGACTGAGCATTGA
- a CDS encoding FAD-dependent oxidoreductase, translating into MHLVVIGGSDAGISAALRARELDPSARVTVVVADGYPNFSICGIPYLISGEVAHWRNLAHRTSADLEATGMVLRLDTRATAIDVAGQRVSVIDAAGAQSWLDYDELVVGTGAVPVRPPIAGLDAVGPDDGVHLLHTMGDTFDLTRTLETRHPATALIVGAGYVGLEMAEGLTTRGIAVTQVEMLPEVLPTVDPDLGALVHTELVSHGVDVHTATTVTRIAATPDGPARLRVDGIGADGAELAWAVDLVLVVVGVRPDTDLLVAAGARTGPRGAVVVDETMATGMAHVWAAGDCVVTQHRLLGVTYLPLGTTAHKQGRVAGENALGGHARYAGSLGTQVVKVFDLVAARTGLREHEARAAGFTPVSSQASPDDHKAYYPGSRPITIQVTGDERTGLLLGAQLIGARGTETAKRVDTFATALFHAMTVEQISELDLSYTPPLGSPWDAVQIATQAWAREHPRATLVPGIAVGAS; encoded by the coding sequence ATGCATCTGGTCGTCATCGGTGGCAGCGACGCGGGTATCAGTGCCGCGCTCCGAGCGCGTGAGCTCGATCCGTCCGCTCGCGTCACCGTGGTCGTCGCCGACGGGTACCCCAACTTCTCCATCTGCGGGATCCCGTACCTGATCTCCGGTGAGGTCGCGCACTGGCGCAACCTCGCGCACCGCACGTCTGCGGACCTTGAGGCCACCGGGATGGTGCTGCGCCTGGACACCCGCGCGACGGCGATCGACGTCGCCGGGCAGCGGGTGTCCGTCATCGATGCAGCCGGCGCGCAGTCCTGGCTCGACTACGACGAGCTGGTCGTCGGCACCGGCGCGGTCCCGGTCCGGCCGCCGATCGCCGGCCTGGATGCCGTCGGCCCCGACGACGGCGTGCACCTGCTGCACACGATGGGCGACACCTTCGACCTGACCCGGACCCTGGAGACCCGCCACCCCGCCACGGCGCTGATCGTCGGCGCCGGGTACGTCGGGCTCGAGATGGCCGAGGGACTGACCACCCGCGGGATCGCGGTCACCCAGGTCGAGATGCTGCCCGAGGTCCTGCCCACCGTTGACCCCGACCTGGGAGCGCTCGTGCACACGGAGCTGGTCTCCCACGGCGTCGACGTGCACACGGCCACCACTGTCACCCGCATCGCCGCGACCCCCGACGGTCCGGCCCGCCTGCGCGTCGACGGGATCGGCGCCGACGGCGCGGAGCTGGCCTGGGCGGTCGACCTCGTGCTCGTCGTGGTCGGGGTCCGCCCCGACACCGACCTGCTCGTCGCCGCCGGTGCCCGGACCGGGCCGCGCGGCGCCGTCGTCGTCGACGAGACGATGGCCACCGGGATGGCGCACGTGTGGGCGGCCGGGGACTGCGTCGTGACGCAGCACCGCCTGCTCGGGGTCACCTACCTCCCGCTCGGCACGACCGCCCACAAGCAGGGCCGCGTCGCCGGCGAGAACGCGCTCGGCGGCCACGCCCGGTACGCCGGCAGCCTGGGCACCCAGGTCGTGAAGGTCTTCGACCTCGTCGCCGCGCGCACCGGGCTGCGCGAGCACGAGGCCCGCGCCGCCGGGTTCACTCCCGTCTCCAGCCAGGCCAGCCCCGACGACCACAAGGCGTACTACCCGGGCTCGCGGCCGATCACGATCCAGGTCACCGGCGACGAGCGCACCGGGCTGCTGCTCGGCGCGCAGCTGATCGGCGCCCGCGGCACCGAGACCGCCAAACGCGTCGACACGTTCGCGACCGCGCTCTTCCATGCCATGACCGTCGAGCAGATCAGCGAGCTCGACCTGTCCTACACACCCCCGCTCGGCTCACCCTGGGACGCCGTCCAGATCGCCACCCAGGCCTGGGCCCGCGAGCACCCGCGCGCCACGCTCGTGCCGGGAATCGCCGTCGGGGCGTCGTGA
- a CDS encoding arsenate reductase ArsC, whose protein sequence is MTTTDPHAHPQITLDQQVALTTAASRLARDFAGTFGAETIERFLHSSYEEFAPRASVLTFLPLLAERFARQRLTALARVENRVSDGKPVVLFLCVHNAGRSQMALGFFSHFAGDAAIAWSGGSEPGTEVNPSAIAAMAERGIDISGEYPKPWTDEVVRAADVIITMGCGDACPIFPGKRYEEWVLDDPAGLDVADVRPVRDEIERRILALLDELEVPTSQHISER, encoded by the coding sequence ATGACCACCACCGACCCGCACGCGCATCCGCAGATCACCCTCGACCAGCAGGTCGCGCTCACGACCGCCGCCAGCCGGCTCGCGCGCGACTTCGCCGGCACCTTCGGCGCCGAGACCATCGAACGGTTCCTGCACTCGTCCTACGAGGAGTTCGCCCCCCGTGCCAGCGTGCTGACGTTCCTGCCGCTGCTCGCCGAGCGCTTCGCCCGCCAACGCCTGACCGCGCTCGCCCGGGTCGAGAACAGGGTCAGCGACGGCAAGCCCGTGGTGCTGTTCCTGTGCGTGCACAACGCCGGCCGGTCCCAGATGGCCCTCGGCTTCTTCAGCCACTTCGCCGGCGACGCGGCCATCGCGTGGTCGGGTGGCTCCGAGCCCGGCACCGAGGTCAACCCGTCCGCCATCGCCGCGATGGCCGAGCGCGGCATCGACATCTCCGGCGAGTACCCCAAGCCCTGGACGGACGAGGTCGTGCGGGCCGCCGACGTCATCATCACCATGGGCTGCGGCGACGCCTGCCCGATCTTCCCCGGCAAGCGCTACGAGGAATGGGTGCTCGACGACCCCGCCGGGCTCGACGTCGCCGACGTTCGACCCGTTCGCGACGAGATCGAGCGCCGCATCCTCGCGCTGCTCGACGAGCTGGAGGTGCCAACCTCGCAACACATCAGCGAACGCTGA
- a CDS encoding arsenic transporter: protein MLLALLIFVATLTLVIWRPRGLGIGWSALGGAALALATGVVQFSDVPTVWGIVWNATATFVAVIIISLVLDEAGTFEWAALHVARWGRGNGTMLFNLIVVLGAAIASVFANDGAALILTPIVFQMLIALKFPPKAAFAFVIATGFVADTTSLPLVVSNLVNIVTADFFNIGFARYALVMVPVSLVSLAASLLVLRLYFRKSIPATYDVTHLAAPASAIRDLLTFRAGWVVLAVLLAGYFAADPLGIPIAAVAGLCATAIVAIAARRPAPLFGRSPSVAAAAPEPPASSPSGSVAVQVAAERVTTAPTTATWRTRGTIAVGPVLRSAPWQIVLFSLGMYLVVYGLGNQGLTETLAGVFATFGDGGSLAAAGGTGFLVAGMSSVLNNMPTVLVAALGIDAAAATGLTHEIMVYSSVIGADLGPKITPIGSLATLLWLHVLDRKGMHISWGTYFRIGIVLTLPVLAITLLGLVAWLTLIS, encoded by the coding sequence GTGCTGCTTGCCCTGCTCATCTTCGTCGCCACCTTGACCCTGGTGATCTGGCGGCCCCGAGGCCTCGGCATCGGGTGGAGCGCCCTCGGCGGGGCGGCGCTCGCCCTCGCCACCGGCGTGGTCCAGTTCTCGGACGTGCCCACCGTGTGGGGCATCGTGTGGAACGCCACCGCGACGTTCGTCGCCGTCATCATCATCTCCCTCGTCCTGGACGAGGCCGGCACGTTCGAGTGGGCAGCCCTGCACGTGGCCCGGTGGGGGCGCGGCAACGGCACCATGCTGTTCAACCTCATCGTGGTCCTGGGCGCCGCGATCGCCTCGGTGTTCGCCAACGACGGGGCCGCCCTGATCCTGACCCCGATCGTGTTCCAGATGCTCATCGCCCTGAAGTTCCCACCCAAGGCCGCGTTCGCGTTCGTCATCGCGACCGGGTTCGTGGCCGACACCACGAGCCTGCCGCTGGTCGTGTCCAACCTGGTCAACATCGTCACCGCCGACTTCTTCAACATCGGCTTCGCCCGCTACGCCCTGGTCATGGTGCCCGTCAGCCTCGTCTCGCTCGCCGCGAGCCTGCTGGTCCTGCGCCTGTACTTCCGAAAGTCCATCCCCGCGACCTACGACGTCACCCACCTCGCCGCACCCGCCAGCGCGATCCGCGACCTTCTGACCTTTCGCGCCGGCTGGGTCGTCCTGGCCGTCCTGCTCGCCGGTTACTTCGCCGCTGACCCGCTCGGGATTCCGATCGCCGCCGTCGCCGGACTGTGCGCAACGGCGATCGTCGCGATCGCGGCGCGGCGCCCCGCCCCGCTGTTCGGACGCTCGCCGTCCGTCGCGGCCGCCGCGCCGGAGCCCCCGGCGAGCTCCCCCTCGGGCTCCGTCGCCGTCCAGGTTGCCGCCGAACGCGTGACGACCGCCCCGACGACGGCGACCTGGCGCACCCGCGGGACGATCGCCGTCGGCCCGGTGCTGCGCTCGGCTCCGTGGCAGATCGTGCTCTTCTCCCTCGGGATGTACCTCGTCGTGTACGGCCTGGGCAACCAGGGCCTGACCGAGACCCTCGCGGGAGTGTTCGCCACGTTCGGGGACGGCGGGTCGCTCGCCGCGGCGGGCGGCACCGGATTTCTCGTCGCCGGCATGTCCTCCGTGCTGAACAACATGCCGACCGTCTTGGTCGCCGCGCTCGGCATCGACGCCGCTGCCGCCACGGGCCTGACCCACGAGATCATGGTCTATTCGAGCGTGATCGGCGCCGACCTGGGTCCCAAGATCACCCCGATCGGCAGCCTCGCGACCCTGCTCTGGCTGCACGTGCTGGACCGCAAGGGCATGCACATCAGCTGGGGCACCTATTTCCGCATCGGCATCGTGCTGACCCTGCCCGTCCTGGCGATCACCCTCCTGGGCTTGGTCGCCTGGCTGACGTTGATCAGCTGA
- a CDS encoding isopenicillin N synthase family dioxygenase, with protein sequence MPVLDLSLADDPATADAFRISLREATHTFGFFYLVGHGVDHELIARVIGVAREFFALPDAAKLAIENTNSPHFRGYTRVGGERTQGKVDWREQVDVGPELEVLPTGAGHPDYNVLQGPNLWPRELPALREVVETWNGAMASVADRLLHAWALSLGQDGDVFDGAFGPRPATLTKVVRYPGRVEGGTEQGVGWHSDAGVLTLLLVEPDRPGLQVEYEGLPLDAPPLEGALIVNIGEMLEWATGGYLRATRHRVLAPEPGTDRISVPYFHSPALDAVFPAIVLPPELAAQARGVAGDADDAQIFAEYGYNALKSRVRAHPNVVQAHHPHLAAPSGSR encoded by the coding sequence TTGCCCGTCCTCGACCTCTCGCTCGCTGACGATCCTGCGACTGCAGATGCGTTCCGCATCTCGCTCCGCGAAGCGACGCACACGTTCGGCTTCTTCTACCTCGTCGGCCATGGCGTGGACCACGAGCTGATAGCGCGGGTGATCGGCGTGGCACGCGAGTTCTTCGCGCTCCCCGACGCAGCGAAGCTCGCGATCGAGAACACGAACAGCCCGCACTTTCGGGGGTACACCCGGGTCGGCGGGGAACGGACGCAGGGCAAGGTCGACTGGCGCGAGCAGGTCGACGTCGGCCCCGAGCTGGAGGTCCTGCCGACCGGCGCTGGTCACCCCGACTACAACGTGCTTCAAGGCCCGAACCTGTGGCCACGCGAGCTGCCGGCACTTCGCGAGGTCGTCGAGACCTGGAACGGCGCGATGGCGAGCGTCGCGGACCGGCTCCTGCATGCCTGGGCCCTCAGCCTCGGGCAGGACGGCGACGTCTTCGACGGCGCCTTCGGTCCGCGCCCTGCCACCTTGACCAAGGTCGTGCGCTACCCCGGCCGCGTCGAGGGAGGCACGGAGCAGGGCGTCGGCTGGCACAGCGATGCCGGCGTGCTCACCCTGCTGCTCGTGGAGCCGGACCGGCCGGGCCTGCAGGTGGAGTACGAGGGTCTGCCGCTGGACGCGCCGCCGCTCGAGGGCGCCCTGATCGTCAACATCGGCGAGATGCTCGAGTGGGCGACCGGTGGGTATCTCCGCGCGACCAGGCACCGGGTGCTCGCGCCCGAGCCCGGGACCGACCGGATCTCCGTGCCCTACTTCCACAGCCCCGCGCTCGACGCCGTGTTCCCGGCGATCGTCCTGCCCCCGGAGCTCGCCGCGCAGGCCCGCGGCGTGGCGGGAGACGCAGACGACGCGCAGATCTTCGCCGAGTACGGATACAACGCACTCAAGAGCCGGGTCCGGGCGCACCCGAACGTCGTGCAGGCGCACCACCCGCACCTCGCGGCGCCAAGCGGGTCGCGCTGA
- a CDS encoding oxidoreductase produces MQVSRTTHPANPTSPRAAIGRLFEPTTVAGLALPSSFVMAPMTRARSPQGVPTAEVAAYYRRRAENGVGLIITEGTLIGHPSAGHEDAVPRMTAGPAEAGWRDVVDQVHQAGGRIAAQLWHVGSRRDDLDGTPAWSPSGVHEPGRLDGRAMSLRDVDTIIAAFAASARVAYRVGFDAVEIHGAHGYLVDEFLWSATNRRTDAYGETPGHRARFAAEIVAATRAATAPGYPIIFRFSQFKERDFTARLAETPGALLEVLEPIVGAGASILHASTRRFWEPEFPGSDLNLAGWAKRLTGLPTITVGSVGLTSDVVTAAPSQRDSLAALANRHADGEFDLVALGRALLSNPDWVTLAGQGCAGALVDYRKAHEAQLN; encoded by the coding sequence ATGCAGGTTTCCCGGACCACCCACCCCGCCAATCCGACCAGCCCCCGCGCGGCGATCGGCCGGTTGTTCGAGCCCACGACCGTCGCGGGACTTGCCCTGCCGAGCAGCTTCGTCATGGCGCCCATGACCCGTGCGCGGTCTCCCCAGGGCGTGCCCACGGCGGAGGTGGCCGCCTACTATCGGCGCCGCGCGGAGAACGGGGTCGGGCTGATCATCACCGAGGGCACCTTGATCGGTCATCCCTCGGCCGGGCACGAGGACGCGGTGCCCCGGATGACCGCCGGCCCGGCGGAGGCCGGCTGGCGGGACGTCGTCGATCAGGTCCACCAGGCCGGCGGGCGCATCGCAGCTCAGCTGTGGCACGTGGGCAGTCGCCGGGACGATCTCGACGGGACTCCCGCCTGGTCGCCGTCGGGGGTGCACGAGCCCGGGCGCCTAGACGGGCGAGCGATGTCTCTGCGCGACGTCGACACGATCATCGCGGCATTCGCCGCGTCGGCCCGGGTGGCCTATCGGGTTGGGTTCGACGCCGTCGAGATCCATGGGGCGCACGGCTACCTGGTCGACGAGTTTCTGTGGTCAGCGACGAATCGGCGCACCGACGCCTACGGCGAGACCCCCGGTCACCGCGCTCGGTTCGCTGCCGAGATCGTCGCCGCGACCCGAGCAGCAACTGCGCCCGGCTACCCGATCATCTTCCGGTTCTCGCAGTTCAAAGAACGTGACTTCACCGCGCGTCTCGCCGAGACCCCCGGTGCGCTCCTCGAGGTGCTCGAGCCGATCGTGGGAGCGGGCGCGTCGATCCTGCACGCGTCGACCCGCCGGTTCTGGGAACCGGAGTTCCCCGGCTCGGACCTGAACCTTGCGGGGTGGGCCAAGCGCCTCACCGGCCTGCCCACCATCACGGTGGGCTCGGTCGGCCTCACCTCGGACGTCGTCACTGCCGCCCCCTCCCAGCGGGACTCCCTGGCCGCCCTCGCGAACCGGCACGCCGACGGCGAGTTCGACCTCGTGGCGCTCGGGCGCGCACTCCTGAGCAATCCCGACTGGGTCACGCTGGCCGGGCAAGGGTGCGCCGGTGCGCTGGTCGACTACCGGAAGGCGCACGAAGCTCAGCTCAACTGA
- a CDS encoding MerR family transcriptional regulator, with protein MRIGSLARATGASARSLRYYEEQGLLGSERSPGGQRQYNERAVERVGLIKSLLSAGLPSATISEVLPCISEPSIQTPWLAARLRSELDRIDHQLAALEATRCVLAELVARYEAAP; from the coding sequence ATGCGCATCGGATCGCTGGCGCGAGCGACGGGCGCGAGCGCCCGCTCGCTTCGGTACTACGAGGAGCAGGGCCTGCTCGGGAGTGAGCGCAGCCCGGGTGGGCAGCGTCAGTACAACGAGCGCGCCGTGGAACGCGTCGGCCTGATCAAGTCGCTGTTGTCCGCAGGGCTGCCAAGCGCCACGATCTCCGAAGTGCTCCCGTGCATCAGCGAGCCGTCGATCCAGACGCCGTGGCTAGCCGCCCGGCTCCGGAGCGAGCTTGACCGCATCGACCACCAGCTCGCTGCGCTCGAGGCGACGCGATGCGTCCTCGCCGAACTCGTCGCTCGGTACGAAGCAGCGCCCTGA
- a CDS encoding PadR family transcriptional regulator has translation MSAIRLLVLGAVHQHGRAHGYQVRGDLESWGAHEWSNAKPGSIYHALKQMAKQGLLSAHEIAPSTAGGPPRTEYEITQLGTKEFFSLLREALASYDQKMDVVSSGIGFIVHLPREEVVALLKTRVKGLEEWRKSVTDYYSPEDGPEPLGHIGEIMHLWVHTADAGAQWTRGQLERIEGGAYTFEGEGNRSSESTPRARKTPFATG, from the coding sequence ATGTCCGCCATCCGTCTCCTCGTCCTGGGCGCCGTCCACCAGCACGGCCGCGCGCACGGCTACCAGGTGCGGGGCGACCTGGAGTCCTGGGGCGCGCACGAGTGGTCGAACGCGAAGCCCGGCTCGATCTACCACGCGCTCAAGCAGATGGCGAAACAAGGCTTGCTCTCGGCCCACGAGATCGCCCCGTCGACGGCCGGCGGCCCGCCGCGCACCGAGTATGAGATCACGCAGCTCGGGACCAAGGAGTTCTTCTCCCTCTTGCGCGAAGCCCTCGCCTCCTACGACCAGAAGATGGACGTTGTCTCGTCCGGCATCGGCTTCATCGTCCATCTGCCGCGCGAGGAGGTGGTGGCGCTACTGAAGACGAGGGTGAAGGGGCTCGAGGAGTGGCGCAAGAGCGTCACCGACTACTACAGCCCCGAGGACGGGCCCGAACCGCTCGGCCACATCGGCGAGATCATGCACCTCTGGGTGCACACGGCGGACGCGGGCGCGCAGTGGACCCGCGGCCAACTCGAGCGCATCGAGGGTGGCGCGTACACCTTCGAGGGCGAGGGGAACCGTTCGTCGGAGTCCACGCCGAGGGCAAGGAAAACCCCGTTCGCGACGGGGTGA
- a CDS encoding bleomycin resistance protein produces MTEKTIPLLPCQTIPPVIDFYTALGFEVTFLQKSPNPFAVVERGDIELQFFGMKKYEPRESYSTCYVLTDDVDGLYEAFRAGLKAAYGKIPNRGIPRIGPLKDMSYGVRQFLMTDPGGNCVRVGQPTSEDQHHRPAPTETFARALHNATLFADSKEDPAGAAKIIDRVLGLEDDRPTAVQLVRLLVLRGDVAGRLGDERTAVSALESAVAVQLTDAERESVRGDLARLKDLAG; encoded by the coding sequence ATGACCGAGAAGACGATCCCCCTGCTCCCGTGTCAGACCATCCCGCCCGTCATCGACTTCTACACGGCCCTCGGTTTCGAGGTGACCTTCCTGCAGAAGAGCCCCAATCCGTTCGCGGTCGTCGAACGCGGCGACATCGAGCTGCAGTTCTTCGGCATGAAGAAGTACGAGCCTCGCGAGTCGTACAGCACGTGCTACGTCCTCACCGACGACGTGGACGGGCTGTATGAGGCGTTCCGGGCCGGGCTCAAGGCCGCGTACGGGAAGATCCCGAACCGGGGCATACCGCGGATTGGGCCGCTCAAGGACATGTCCTACGGGGTGCGGCAGTTCCTGATGACCGACCCCGGTGGCAACTGCGTCCGAGTCGGGCAGCCCACCAGCGAGGACCAGCACCACCGGCCCGCTCCCACGGAGACCTTCGCGCGAGCGCTGCACAACGCCACGCTCTTCGCCGACTCCAAGGAGGACCCGGCGGGCGCGGCGAAGATCATCGATCGGGTGCTCGGACTCGAGGACGACAGGCCGACAGCGGTACAGCTCGTGCGCCTCCTCGTACTGCGCGGCGACGTGGCCGGGCGGCTCGGCGACGAGAGGACGGCAGTGTCCGCGCTGGAAAGTGCCGTCGCGGTCCAACTCACCGATGCGGAACGCGAGTCGGTCCGCGGCGACCTCGCGCGGCTGAAGGACCTGGCGGGTTAG
- a CDS encoding ribbon-helix-helix protein, CopG family, whose product MDFLKRRGRGRPGRVAEPLQVVAVRLTAEELNALDAAAAKHDMSRSEAIRFALAHFVG is encoded by the coding sequence GTGGATTTCCTCAAGCGCAGGGGCCGCGGGCGCCCTGGTCGTGTGGCTGAACCTCTGCAAGTCGTCGCCGTCCGGCTGACCGCCGAGGAACTCAACGCTCTCGACGCGGCGGCAGCCAAGCACGACATGAGCAGATCCGAGGCGATCCGTTTTGCGCTGGCCCACTTCGTTGGATGA